The DNA window TTTGCCCCAACTATTCCATCATTTTGCTTTTTGACCCCTCAACTTCTCTCATTCACAAACCAAATTTGAAGTAAGCTTGAAGTTACTTTCACCCCATCATGAATGAAATCATGGGAGTTTTGTTTGATGAGAATATATTgtcctttattattattatttagtttttattttgaaattaaacgGGCCGAGCGCCCGCCCGCCCGCCCACCTTGTTGTAGTAGACGTGATAAAGGTATCTAtcgaaattaaaaacaaaggaTACCCTAATTTTCGGAAGAAATGACCCTGTAACTCGCCTCTATGCAACATTcatataccatttgtaacagttcaagcccatagctaacagatattgttcgtcgttagcctcacggttttaaaacgcggcTGTtcgagagaggtttccatactcttgtaaggaatgttttgttcccctctccaaccgagagaggtttccataagTTGGTATCAGATGTTAGTGATGTGTTGTGACTGTGAATGTTAGATATTTGAATAGTACATGTACTGTGgataagtatatttttttaaataattaaaaaagtatacAACAACGATCCAACCCGATTCAtctcgaaaatagagggttaggTTGTGAACCCTATTTAAGTCATTCGGGTCATCAATCCAACGAACCCAGTTCGTGTATACTCGTGTAACTTGGTCAATATTCGTATTAATAAAATCTAATGGACTATCGTGTCAACATTTCATTACTgatcaaatataattatatgtgAAGATTCCATCCAAAAGTGATTATTGATTAGgattaaatataaacaaaattcaagtttAGAAAgcatttaattcttttttttaaaaaaaaaattaagaactaaataaatacatgTAATTTATAATCCGTgacattttaatataaaaatatctcatatAAATCCttattcaaattgatttgGGTCCCTACATGTCTAGTTATTTGTATTCCCAACAAGAACGACCCTAGCCCTTCCCTACTCGGAAATCattttgtttgagaataatataaacataaaattttaaaatgatttgaacAGTGTAGAACTAAACATcaaaatgatttgttcccGAACGCTATTCTTTCGACTTACTTAACAAATTGAAATGTTTCGACTAAAAACACTTCCTTTAGAACACTCTCAACACGTGTTTAGGGATTGTATACTCGAAAATATAAATTGCCCTCAACATAAATCttgaaaacttaaattttaggACACCAAGAACTCTTGAGATGCCTTTCGTAAGGGCATCTTAGAATGTTCGGACATCTTATAAAACAAACGAAATATTCGTCGCCAATTCACTCGAGAAAATGAACATTTCCCCACATTAATATCAAGCTTTATATGCTCCTATTTGGACAAGCATGTGTGATTATTGAGCATGACAATGAAATNAAATATTCGTCGCCAATTCACTCGAGAAAATGAACATTTCCCCGCATTAATATCAAGCTTTATATGCTCCTATTTGGACAAGCATGTGTGATTATTGAGCATgacaatgaaataaaaaggTAATTACAGCCATTCAAAGAACTGATGAAATATGACCCAAGTTCACAATGTGGAATAAATGTAAGCTTTAGAGGAAGAGAGTTTAGTGAGAGAACGTATCGACAAAGTAGCCACTGCTGTTCCCGAGCGAGTAAATATCGTCTTCTTCGAGCTGATTGAATTTTGGAACGCCATCATCCCATGAAGGAAGTGAATCCAAACTATCAAACTGTACAGAGTTCGGTTTCATAATCGATAGAGATTCATTCATTGAAGAACAATACTCCAAGGAAAACGATGCGTGGCTGTCGGTTTCTGATTGGCCTGTCCACATTTCATATCCAATGCCTTTGCACACCAGATTACTAGAACCACCTGATATCATATGAGCTGCCACTTGGTTTATTTCCTTTGTctcaaaatctaaatttggCATTGCCTCTTGTTTTCTTAATGGATTTGATGCAATAAACAGCTTTTCTTTCAGTCTATCTGTTTTTTCAGTAGGTCTTTTGTGTGTCGATGGATCCAAACCAAGTTGCTTCAATCTCTTTTTGATTCGAGTGTTCCAATGGTTCTTGATTTCATTATCCGTTCGGCCCGGAAAATGTGCTGCGATTTTCGACCACCTGTAAGAGTTAGCGTAAAACCATGTGAATTTGGTTTGTagatttgaaacaaaaaggagaaaaacgaAATGAAGTCTGTTTCATTTCATTACCTGTTACCAAGAAGAGAATGAAGGTGAATGATTTGATTCTCTTCCGTTTCTGTGAAAGCGCCTCTCTTGAGATCGGGCCTCAGGTAATTGATCCATCTTAGTCTGCAACTCTTTCCACATCTTAGCAAACCTTCAccatagaaaagaaaatggtccGTAAAAAATCTCGGGTTTGTTCGGGAGCTGTTGAGAATTCGATAAAACATACCCATATGGTCGTTTTCTAAACgttgtttcttttaatatgTTTTCACCGATGACTTTCTTTTTAGaacattttgttcttcatttcttagAGCATGATCCTATGAATGGTATATATGGATGATGATTTCAAGtcattttgaagaaaaaagtaagaaagttacttttaaaaacaaaCGCTAAGGGAAGCTTTTTAACAACATGTTTAGTTGACTACCTTTTTTTTCGCACCTAGTTTCACTAGAGGTCTATTTTCGTAGAATAATAGATATAAGACATTGTTTCTTATAAAGCTATATGATCTTGAACCATCACAATCAACTCGACACTCAACTACACTTCTTAAAAACAGTATTCAGATCCCGTTTGACGAAAcgagaaaacaaacaaactcgaaatttagaaacaatgttACGTGGAGCCGGTTAGCaacaagaaggaagaaaatacCTGCAAGTTTAGGCACCAATCTCCAGCAATGAATTCCATTGTTGAGGATGAAGTTCATGAGCTTATGATCTTCCTCGACAGTCCAGGGGCCTCGTTTCAGTCCGACCTTGTCGCAGCATGGCTGTCGTCCCATATCTCGATATCGATGGAAGTGAATGAAATAGTTTGCATGAGTTTAATGCCATGGAACTGATGCTTAAAAAGGAGCTAAGGAACTTTGACAAAGATGGTGCCAGTTCACtgaaacatataaaaaaaacaaaagaaaaaaggaaggatgTTGTGTAAAANGAACTTTGACAAAGATGGTGCCAGTTCACtgaaacatataaaaaaaacaaaagaaaaaaggaaggatgTTGTGTAAAAGGGTGATAAATgattgaaatggaaaaaagcaTTCAAgtccaaagaaaagaaaggcaTGGAGCAGTGTGATTATTGAATAGCCAAACCCCAAAACACCTCTCTTATTCTAATATTAGTTTAAAGAACCAAATCCAAAACAGATATGCCACAAAGattcctttctcttcttcaaggCTGGccacttttgtttttggaagaCAACTCCTAAGTGtctttaattctatttttaactattatcTTTCCTGGAAAATTCAATGTTCATAAGAGTCAATgagattaaattttgatgCCATTTGAGCCCAAAACGCTGGAAACTTGACTTCTGGGTATGTGATCTATCCATTGTATTCAAAAGTTTCTTAGATTTCTAAGAGAAAATTTGATTACTCATACgattttgaggaaaaaaacaCTTGAATTCACTTGGGTTTTTTGAACTTATCCAGTTTCTTAGATTTCTAAGCTTGAAGTTTCAGGAAAATCATCATTCTAATTTGATTGCTGATGCAACTTTGagcaatgaaatgaaaaaaaaactcaaattcatCAGGGTTTTCTTTGATCATTCAAAAGATAAGCAAATGTTTCTTAGATTCACAAGCATGAAATTTCCAAGCGGAAATTTGATTACTGATGCAATTTTGAGCAAAGGCAACACCAGAATTCACTTGGGCATTTTATCATACAGTTTATGAGCAAAAGTTCATCGGGTTTCCAAGCTTGAAAAATTCATCATTCCAAGAGGAAATTTGATTACTGATGCAATTTTGAGCAAAGCCAACACCAGAATTCACTTGGGCATTTTATCATACACTTTATGAGCAAAAGTTCATCGGATTTCCAAGCTTGAAAAATTCATCATTCCAAGAGGAAATTTGATTACTGATGCAATTTTGAGCAAAGCCAACACCAGAATTCACTTGGGCATTTTATCATACACTTTATGAGCAAAAGTTCATCGGATTTCCAAGCTTGAAAAATTCATCATTCCAAGAGGAAATTTGATTACTGATGCAATTTTGAGCAAAGCCAACACCAGAATTCACTTGGGCATTTTATCATACACTTTATGAGCAAAAGTTCATCGGATTTCCAAGCTTGAAAAATTCATCATTCCAAGAAGGAATTTGAGCAAAAACAACATAATTCACT is part of the Cucurbita pepo subsp. pepo cultivar mu-cu-16 chromosome LG03, ASM280686v2, whole genome shotgun sequence genome and encodes:
- the LOC111791649 gene encoding transcription factor MYB20-like, producing the protein MGRQPCCDKVGLKRGPWTVEEDHKLMNFILNNGIHCWRLVPKLAGLLRCGKSCRLRWINYLRPDLKRGAFTETEENQIIHLHSLLGNRWSKIAAHFPGRTDNEIKNHWNTRIKKRLKQLGLDPSTHKRPTEKTDRLKEKLFIASNPLRKQEAMPNLDFETKEINQVAAHMISGGSSNLVCKGIGYEMWTGQSETDSHASFSLEYCSSMNESLSIMKPNSVQFDSLDSLPSWDDGVPKFNQLEEDDIYSLGNSSGYFVDTFSH